Part of the Terriglobales bacterium genome is shown below.
GATGGACGGCTTCACCCTGCGCGCCGGCGGCGTCGCCTGCGTGGAGCGCATCCGCAATCCCATCCATGCCGCCCGCAAGGTGCTGGACGAGAGCCCGCATGTGTACCTGGTGGCCGAAGGGGCGGAGAAGTTCGCCGCCCATCACGGCATCCCGCTGGTGGAGAACCGCGAGCTCATCATTCCCCGCGAAGTGGAGCGGCTGAAGGCAGCGCAGATCATGGCCCATGCAGGCAAACCGGCGGAGTTCTTTGCCGAGCACGACACCGTCGGCGCCGTGGCCCTCGACCGCGACGGCCGCATCGCCGCCGGCACCTCTACCGGCGGCACCATGAATAAGACACCAGGCCGCGTCGGCGATTCTTCGCTCATCGGCTGCGGCTGCTACGCCGACAACGAGAGCGCCGCCGTCTCCACCACCGGCTGGGGCGAGCCCATGATGAAGCTGGTGCTGGGCAAGTGGGCCTGCGACCGGGTGGCCG
Proteins encoded:
- a CDS encoding isoaspartyl peptidase/L-asparaginase, producing MDGFTLRAGGVACVERIRNPIHAARKVLDESPHVYLVAEGAEKFAAHHGIPLVENRELIIPREVERLKAAQIMAHAGKPAEFFAEHDTVGAVALDRDGRIAAGTSTGGTMNKTPGRVGDSSLIGCGCYADNESAAVSTTGWGEPMMKLVLGKWACDRVAEGKPPQAVAGMAVDLLQRRLNGHGGLILLDPRGRYGIAHNTPRMAWALKSTREELSGITRR